One window of the Desulfovibrio sp. genome contains the following:
- a CDS encoding phosphatidylglycerophosphatase A — translation MRLMDQITLYFCRLGVAGLDPKAPGTWGTAMACLLAPYIFLPLHFWLRLAVLVVLFFLGAVAATRAETLLGRKDPGEVVIDELVGVWLVLLPFPQPSFLLVLAAFVLFRIFDIAKPWPVKASENWLPAGYGVMIDDVVAGLWALLCLSVLAWMGLS, via the coding sequence ATGCGCCTGATGGATCAAATCACCCTGTATTTCTGCCGCCTCGGCGTGGCCGGACTGGACCCCAAGGCTCCCGGCACCTGGGGCACGGCCATGGCCTGTCTGCTGGCCCCGTACATTTTTTTGCCGCTGCATTTCTGGCTGCGGCTGGCCGTGCTGGTCGTGCTGTTCTTTCTTGGGGCCGTGGCCGCGACCAGAGCGGAAACGCTGCTGGGGCGCAAAGATCCCGGCGAGGTCGTCATTGACGAACTGGTGGGCGTATGGCTGGTGCTGCTGCCTTTTCCCCAGCCCAGCTTTTTACTGGTGCTGGCGGCCTTTGTGCTTTTTCGCATCTTTGACATCGCCAAGCCCTGGCCGGTCAAGGCCTCGGAAAACTGGTTGCCCGCAGGCTACGGCGTCATGATAGACGACGTTGTCGCCGGGCTGTGGGCCTTGCTGTGCCTGAGCGTTCTGGCCTGGATGGGGCTTTCGTAA
- the infA gene encoding translation initiation factor IF-1, whose product MAKEGSIEVDGVVQEALPNAMFRVELENGHEVLAHISGKMRKFYIRILPGDRVKVELSPYDLTRGRITYRMK is encoded by the coding sequence ATGGCTAAAGAAGGTTCCATAGAAGTTGACGGCGTGGTGCAGGAAGCCCTGCCCAATGCCATGTTCCGCGTGGAGCTGGAAAACGGCCACGAAGTGCTGGCCCATATTTCCGGCAAAATGCGCAAATTCTACATCCGCATCCTTCCCGGCGACCGTGTAAAGGTTGAGCTTTCGCCTTACGACCTCACTCGCGGACGCATCACCTACCGCATGAAGTAG
- a CDS encoding ABC transporter ATP-binding protein, with the protein MPGIDITLGQGSITALIGASGCGKSTFLHVVAGFVPMDAGAMLLEGTPCGEPGPDRVMVFQDDALLPWLNVRENVEFGLKTAGMAPALRQERVRHILMQVGLEPWANALPSELSGGMRQRVALARTLVLRPKLLLLDEPFAALDAITRSRMQRLLADLQIQTGVTVLLVTHDVSEVCLLADTIHLMGTGRGIVDTWTVAAPRPRDPDDPAFSQLKVQIRAKLEALADDGRVSCKKYNQQPIENY; encoded by the coding sequence TTGCCCGGCATTGACATAACGCTTGGGCAAGGCTCCATAACTGCGCTCATCGGGGCCAGCGGCTGCGGAAAAAGCACGTTTCTGCATGTGGTGGCAGGGTTTGTGCCGATGGACGCCGGGGCCATGCTGCTTGAGGGAACCCCCTGTGGTGAACCCGGCCCAGACAGGGTTATGGTATTTCAGGACGACGCGCTGTTGCCATGGCTGAATGTCAGGGAAAATGTGGAGTTTGGCCTGAAAACTGCGGGGATGGCTCCTGCGTTGCGGCAGGAGCGGGTGCGGCACATACTGATGCAGGTAGGGCTGGAGCCATGGGCCAATGCCTTGCCTTCGGAACTTTCAGGAGGGATGCGGCAACGTGTCGCATTGGCGCGCACACTGGTGCTTCGCCCAAAGCTTTTGCTTCTTGACGAACCCTTTGCCGCCCTGGACGCCATTACACGCTCGCGCATGCAGCGCCTGCTGGCGGATCTGCAAATCCAGACCGGTGTTACGGTGCTGCTGGTCACGCATGACGTTTCGGAAGTCTGCCTGCTGGCGGACACCATACACCTTATGGGAACTGGACGCGGTATTGTGGACACGTGGACGGTTGCAGCGCCCCGCCCGCGAGATCCCGATGATCCGGCCTTTTCGCAATTGAAAGTGCAAATCCGCGCCAAGCTGGAAGCCCTGGCTGACGACGGAAGAGTTTCGTGCAAAAAGTATAACCAGCAACCCATCGAAAACTACTAA
- a CDS encoding ABC transporter permease, translating into MFAYVAGNTSVPYGGRFWSDAAASLWRVACGFTLAAVPGLVLGLWSGRSATIARLLSFSINGVKSVPGISWLPLALIWLGVGFMTTVSLIALAGFFPIYFSAAAAAASVPQNLINAGRMLGLSRVKLFAKMILPWSMPQICAGLRVALGMSFAYLVLGELTGVPDGLGALIMDARMNGRVDVLLSGIVLIAVLGGICDGLLVRFLSRLPGVAR; encoded by the coding sequence ATGTTCGCATATGTGGCGGGAAATACATCCGTTCCGTACGGCGGACGCTTTTGGAGCGACGCTGCCGCAAGTTTGTGGCGTGTTGCCTGTGGATTCACACTGGCTGCCGTACCCGGTCTGGTTTTAGGGCTGTGGTCGGGCAGAAGCGCAACCATAGCGCGCCTGCTGTCTTTTTCCATCAACGGCGTCAAGTCCGTTCCCGGCATAAGCTGGCTGCCATTGGCGCTCATCTGGCTGGGAGTGGGCTTTATGACTACCGTCAGTCTTATCGCTCTGGCGGGGTTTTTTCCGATATATTTCAGTGCCGCAGCTGCGGCCGCGTCTGTGCCGCAAAACCTGATCAATGCGGGCCGCATGCTCGGTCTTTCACGCGTGAAGCTCTTTGCCAAGATGATCCTGCCGTGGAGCATGCCGCAGATATGCGCTGGTTTGCGGGTGGCGCTTGGCATGAGTTTCGCCTATCTGGTGCTGGGGGAACTTACCGGAGTGCCGGACGGCCTGGGCGCGCTTATTATGGATGCCCGCATGAATGGCCGTGTGGACGTGCTTTTGAGCGGCATTGTGCTCATAGCCGTGCTGGGGGGCATTTGTGACGGCCTGCTTGTCCGGTTTTTATCCAGACTGCCGGGTGTGGCGCGATGA